A stretch of the Kroppenstedtia eburnea genome encodes the following:
- the blaI gene encoding penicillinase repressor BlaI: protein MSKKVPNISEAEWEVMNVLWDRAPQTANEVIHSLQERTEWKPKTVRTLLDRLVQKKVVGVNRNQKVYTFFPLYSQKECQHAEAQSFLKRIYGGTLKSMLIQFIQEDSLTEEDIKELRSILNEKPNRKTDEGKEEKK, encoded by the coding sequence GTGTCTAAAAAAGTACCAAATATCTCGGAAGCGGAATGGGAAGTCATGAACGTGCTTTGGGATCGGGCACCACAAACGGCCAATGAAGTCATCCACTCCTTGCAGGAACGTACGGAGTGGAAGCCTAAAACAGTACGGACTCTTTTGGATCGTCTGGTCCAAAAAAAAGTGGTCGGTGTAAACCGAAATCAAAAGGTCTATACTTTTTTTCCGCTGTACTCGCAAAAAGAATGTCAGCACGCCGAGGCACAATCTTTTCTTAAGCGAATTTATGGTGGCACTTTAAAGTCGATGTTGATTCAGTTCATTCAAGAGGATTCCTTGACTGAAGAGGATATCAAGGAACTGCGTTCCATATTGAATGAGAAGCCAAACCGTAAAACTGATGAGGGTAAAGAGGAAAAAAAATGA
- a CDS encoding BlaR1 family beta-lactam sensor/signal transducer, whose amino-acid sequence METSTVILTHLVTGFIVSSLTIAIIMLIRKVCQKQLSARWQYNLWFLLLIALTLPFIPSHLFNFGNHISFFDVNLSNRIGAPANATGDHVIQNVNWLQDFTISVNRSIPDFLNIVIAGIWMAGVLVFSVLTIQAWLKIKALKSSTSEVINKEVLHLFEQCKLNLDLSGKIYVGESPLVKSAMTFGLFKTYVVLPAHFEEWLSMKDIKYIFLHELNHYKNKDILTNYLIVVFQILYWFNPLVWIAFREMRLDREIACDHAVLNSLDEHGYDEYGNTIINVLDKVSQPGNFILANQLNSSKEQLKRRIEKIASFTTESKLLKRKSIAIFMLVGGFVASQVPFISVMAEDHTRYNFKSEQTVYEDLSEYFAGFEGSFVLYDMQADQYRIYNENKSTLRVSPDSTYKIFSALFALESNVITNENSTMKWNGRQYPYDAWNRDHDLFTAMKNSVNWYFEDLDKRVQQDDLQAFLKQIGYGNTDFSGGIGPYWLESSLKISPVEQVQLLKAFYTNQFGLKEKNVQTVKDTIRLEGKAGKQLSGKTGTGAVNNKNINGWFIGYVETNENIYFFATNIENEDKAKGSKAAEITLSILKDKGIY is encoded by the coding sequence ATGGAGACGAGTACCGTTATCTTAACCCATTTGGTTACAGGCTTTATAGTGTCTTCTTTAACCATTGCCATAATTATGCTGATCAGAAAAGTGTGCCAAAAGCAGCTATCGGCCAGATGGCAATATAATCTATGGTTCTTATTGTTGATTGCACTAACACTTCCTTTTATACCGAGCCATTTATTTAATTTCGGAAATCATATTAGCTTTTTCGATGTAAACCTTAGCAATCGAATAGGAGCGCCTGCGAACGCTACCGGAGATCATGTGATCCAGAACGTTAATTGGTTGCAGGATTTCACGATATCTGTAAACCGTTCCATTCCGGACTTCCTGAATATCGTTATAGCCGGCATATGGATGGCAGGGGTTTTAGTATTTTCTGTTCTGACAATACAAGCTTGGCTAAAGATAAAGGCCCTTAAAAGCAGTACATCTGAGGTGATAAATAAAGAGGTCCTGCACTTGTTTGAACAGTGCAAGCTGAATCTGGATCTATCGGGAAAAATTTATGTAGGGGAATCACCACTTGTCAAATCTGCAATGACATTTGGACTTTTTAAGACCTATGTTGTGCTTCCGGCTCACTTTGAAGAATGGCTGTCCATGAAGGATATCAAATACATTTTCTTGCATGAACTCAATCACTATAAAAATAAAGATATTTTGACAAATTATCTGATTGTCGTTTTTCAAATCTTATACTGGTTCAACCCACTTGTTTGGATCGCTTTCAGGGAGATGAGATTGGATCGGGAGATCGCCTGTGACCATGCCGTTTTAAATTCATTGGACGAGCACGGTTATGACGAATATGGAAATACGATTATTAATGTTTTAGACAAAGTATCACAGCCTGGGAATTTCATTTTGGCAAACCAGCTGAACAGTTCCAAGGAACAACTAAAAAGACGGATTGAGAAGATTGCATCCTTTACGACTGAATCAAAGCTGTTGAAGCGCAAGAGTATCGCCATTTTTATGCTGGTGGGAGGATTTGTTGCAAGTCAGGTTCCATTCATTTCCGTGATGGCTGAGGATCATACTCGCTACAATTTTAAAAGTGAGCAGACTGTTTACGAGGATCTGAGCGAATATTTTGCTGGGTTTGAAGGAAGCTTCGTATTATACGATATGCAAGCTGATCAATATCGTATCTATAATGAAAATAAAAGCACACTGAGAGTTTCCCCGGATTCAACTTACAAGATTTTCAGCGCATTGTTTGCATTGGAGTCAAATGTCATAACAAATGAAAATTCCACCATGAAATGGAATGGAAGACAGTATCCTTATGATGCTTGGAACAGGGACCACGATTTATTTACAGCAATGAAAAATTCAGTGAACTGGTATTTTGAGGATTTGGATAAAAGAGTCCAACAGGATGATCTGCAAGCTTTTCTGAAACAAATCGGCTACGGTAATACCGATTTTTCCGGTGGAATAGGACCATATTGGCTGGAATCTTCATTAAAGATATCACCAGTAGAGCAGGTGCAATTACTCAAAGCTTTTTATACAAACCAATTTGGATTGAAGGAGAAGAATGTTCAGACCGTCAAAGATACGATCAGATTGGAAGGAAAGGCTGGTAAACAGCTTTCTGGGAAAACAGGGACAGGGGCTGTAAATAACAAAAATATTAACGGTTGGTTCATTGGGTATGTGGAGACCAATGAAAACATTTATTTCTTCGCAACAAATATAGAAAATGAAGACAAGGCCAAGGGAAGTAAGGCAGCAGAAATCACATTATCGATTCTGAAGGATAAAGGCATATATTAA
- the bla gene encoding class A beta-lactamase, whose protein sequence is MFPVKRGWILVKSWNTVLSKKIAPVLLLSCVALVGCSENSAAQPRQQNQETAIKDDFAKLEEKFDARLGVFVLDTGTNQTVTYRPDERFAYASTHKALAVGALLQQKSIEDLDQKITYTRDDLVDYSPITEKHVDTGMTLKELCDASLRYSDNTAGNLILEQLVGPSGFKKSLRKMGDDVTNPERIEPELNEVKPGETQDTSTPKALATSLQAFTIGDVLPREKSKMLTDWMKRSTTGDSLIRAGVPKSWEVADKSGAGLYGTRNDIAIIWPSKGDPIVLAVLSSREKKDAEYNDKLIAQATRVALDALK, encoded by the coding sequence ATGTTCCCTGTGAAGAGAGGTTGGATTCTAGTGAAATCTTGGAACACGGTTTTAAGCAAAAAAATTGCACCTGTACTACTTCTCTCATGTGTAGCGCTGGTTGGTTGTTCAGAGAATAGCGCCGCCCAACCCAGACAACAAAATCAAGAAACTGCGATTAAAGATGATTTTGCCAAACTTGAAGAGAAATTTGATGCCAGACTTGGTGTCTTTGTACTGGACACCGGCACAAACCAAACCGTCACTTATCGACCGGATGAGCGTTTTGCCTATGCCTCCACCCATAAAGCTTTAGCCGTAGGAGCGTTGTTGCAACAAAAGTCAATCGAAGACCTTGACCAAAAAATCACATACACCCGTGATGATCTCGTGGATTACAGTCCGATCACAGAGAAGCATGTTGATACCGGCATGACTCTGAAAGAGCTTTGCGATGCTTCCCTTCGATACAGTGATAATACTGCGGGAAACCTCATACTTGAGCAACTGGTCGGACCCAGTGGGTTTAAAAAATCCCTCCGGAAGATGGGTGATGATGTTACCAATCCTGAGCGAATTGAGCCGGAGTTGAACGAAGTGAAACCAGGAGAAACTCAGGATACAAGCACACCCAAAGCGCTTGCCACCAGCCTCCAGGCTTTCACCATCGGAGACGTACTCCCAAGGGAAAAAAGTAAAATGTTAACTGATTGGATGAAGAGAAGCACCACTGGAGATTCATTAATTCGTGCGGGAGTGCCGAAAAGTTGGGAAGTTGCAGATAAAAGTGGAGCGGGATTATATGGAACGCGAAATGACATTGCGATCATTTGGCCATCCAAAGGAGACCCTATTGTTCTCGCAGTACTTTCCAGCCGGGAGAAGAAGGATGCCGAATATAACGATAAGCTGATCGCGCAGGCTACCAGGGTCGCACTCGATGCCCTGAAGTGA
- a CDS encoding phosphate ABC transporter substrate-binding protein PstS family protein, whose protein sequence is MLMLKKSIVLGSLFALAFGVVGCSQNAGGSGTDADQESGLKGSLTAVGSTAMQPLVEEAANQFTAKNPNVQVNVQGGGSGTGLSSAMDGSADIGNSDVFAEEKDGIDASKIEDHKVFVVGMGPVVNPKTGVDELTQQQLIDIFTGKVKNWKEVGGKDQEIVLVNRPESSGTRSTFQKFALNGKDEHRAKGGIEEDSSGTVKKIVGETPGAIGYLAFSYFDDSVKAVKLDGVEPKNENVYTGKWKVWAYQHMYTPKEGKNNELAQAFIDYILSDEIQNSLIPQLGYIPVTQMKVERDATGKVTDK, encoded by the coding sequence ATGCTTATGTTGAAGAAGTCCATCGTGCTTGGCAGTCTCTTTGCACTCGCATTCGGTGTCGTCGGTTGCAGTCAAAACGCCGGTGGCAGCGGTACGGACGCGGATCAGGAGAGTGGATTGAAAGGTTCCCTGACTGCCGTGGGCTCCACCGCCATGCAACCGCTGGTGGAAGAAGCGGCCAACCAGTTCACCGCCAAAAACCCCAACGTCCAAGTGAATGTCCAGGGGGGCGGGAGCGGTACCGGATTGAGCTCCGCCATGGATGGTTCTGCTGACATCGGAAATTCCGACGTCTTTGCCGAGGAGAAGGATGGCATCGACGCTTCCAAGATCGAAGACCATAAAGTGTTCGTCGTCGGGATGGGTCCCGTCGTCAACCCGAAAACAGGGGTGGATGAACTGACCCAGCAACAACTGATCGACATCTTCACCGGCAAGGTGAAAAACTGGAAGGAGGTCGGCGGCAAGGATCAGGAGATTGTGTTGGTCAACCGGCCGGAAAGCTCCGGCACCCGTTCCACCTTTCAAAAGTTCGCTCTGAATGGAAAGGACGAACATCGGGCCAAGGGGGGGATTGAGGAAGACTCCTCCGGCACGGTGAAGAAAATCGTCGGTGAAACCCCCGGCGCCATCGGCTACCTCGCTTTCTCTTACTTTGATGACTCCGTGAAGGCGGTCAAGCTGGACGGTGTGGAACCCAAGAACGAGAACGTCTACACTGGCAAATGGAAAGTCTGGGCGTACCAACACATGTACACCCCCAAGGAAGGCAAAAACAACGAGCTGGCCCAGGCGTTCATCGACTATATTCTCTCCGATGAAATCCAAAACAGCCTGATCCCGCAACTGGGATACATCCCGGTGACCCAGATGAAAGTGGAGCGGGATGCCACAGGCAAAGTGACGGATAAATAA
- the pstC gene encoding phosphate ABC transporter permease subunit PstC translates to MEKAERIPSLNRDGVSEPALGSRLRQPARKQLRIERRGRLLTWFSATVMMVILLALLFFITSKGISTFIKDGVTLSQFFSNQWAPSDGQFGALPFIAGSFSVTVLAALISAPLGIGAAVFMTEIAPAWGRKVLQPVIELLVGIPSVVYGFIGLTLLIPYIRNTHGGSGFSLLAGVIVLSVMILPTITSIAVDTLQNIPRKIREASYALGATRWQTIRRVLIRTSLPGLMTGVVLGMARAFGEALAVQMVIGNSGQIPTGLFDPISTLTSVITLHMGNTVQGSAYNDALWSMALILLLMTLFFIVVIRLITGRRES, encoded by the coding sequence ATGGAAAAGGCAGAAAGGATTCCTTCGCTGAACAGGGACGGCGTTTCCGAACCCGCCCTGGGGAGCCGTCTGAGGCAGCCCGCCCGGAAACAGCTCCGGATCGAAAGGCGGGGACGTCTCCTCACCTGGTTCAGCGCCACGGTGATGATGGTGATCCTGCTGGCGCTCCTCTTTTTCATCACCTCCAAAGGGATTTCCACTTTTATTAAAGACGGGGTCACCCTGTCCCAATTTTTTTCCAACCAGTGGGCCCCCTCCGACGGGCAATTCGGAGCGCTTCCCTTTATCGCCGGGTCCTTCTCGGTGACGGTGTTGGCGGCGCTGATCAGTGCGCCCCTGGGGATCGGGGCGGCTGTCTTCATGACGGAGATCGCCCCCGCCTGGGGACGAAAAGTGTTACAGCCGGTCATTGAACTGCTGGTCGGCATTCCCTCCGTGGTGTATGGTTTCATCGGCCTGACTCTGTTGATTCCTTATATCCGCAACACCCACGGGGGATCGGGCTTCAGCCTGCTGGCAGGGGTGATCGTGCTTTCGGTCATGATCCTGCCCACCATCACGTCGATCGCGGTGGACACCTTGCAAAACATTCCCCGCAAGATTCGGGAGGCTTCCTATGCCTTGGGGGCCACCCGCTGGCAAACCATCCGCCGGGTGCTGATCCGCACCTCCCTGCCCGGATTGATGACGGGGGTCGTGCTGGGGATGGCCCGCGCATTCGGTGAGGCCCTCGCCGTTCAGATGGTGATCGGAAACTCGGGGCAGATTCCGACCGGCCTCTTCGATCCGATCAGCACTCTGACCAGTGTGATCACCCTGCACATGGGCAACACCGTTCAAGGTTCCGCCTATAACGACGCCCTGTGGTCGATGGCGCTGATCCTGCTCCTGATGACACTTTTCTTCATCGTTGTCATCCGCCTGATCACGGGAAGGAGGGAGTCCTGA
- the pstA gene encoding phosphate ABC transporter permease PstA: protein MNAKVADRIATAVFYLIAFAIIGVLAGLLGFILVRGVQVIDWSFLTTPPSSVMAGGGITPQLFNSFYLLLLTLLITVPLGLGGGIYMAEYAKPNQWTRFIRLSIEVLSSLPSIVVGLFGLLIFVQYTGWGFSLAAGALALTVFNLPLMVRVVEQAITSVPPEQKEASLALGVTHWQTITQVILPAALPGILTGTILAAGRVFGEAAALMFTAGMSSPPLDFSNWDPTSPTSPLNPFRPASTLAVHIWKINSEGIIPDAREVAAGASAVLVIAVLLFNLSARWLGRWIHRKMTSS, encoded by the coding sequence ATGAACGCCAAAGTGGCCGATCGCATCGCCACAGCCGTTTTTTATCTGATCGCCTTTGCCATTATCGGGGTGCTGGCCGGTCTGCTCGGGTTTATCCTGGTTCGCGGTGTCCAGGTGATCGATTGGTCGTTTTTGACCACCCCACCCTCCTCGGTGATGGCTGGGGGCGGCATTACTCCCCAACTGTTCAACTCTTTCTACCTCTTGCTTCTCACCCTGTTGATCACCGTTCCTCTCGGCTTGGGCGGCGGGATCTACATGGCGGAATACGCCAAGCCCAACCAGTGGACCCGTTTCATCCGGCTCAGTATCGAGGTTCTGTCCTCGTTGCCTTCCATCGTGGTCGGGTTGTTCGGGTTGCTCATCTTTGTTCAGTACACCGGCTGGGGTTTTTCTCTCGCCGCCGGGGCACTGGCGCTGACGGTGTTTAACCTGCCCTTGATGGTGCGGGTGGTGGAACAGGCGATCACTTCGGTGCCGCCGGAACAGAAAGAGGCCAGCCTCGCCCTCGGGGTGACCCATTGGCAAACCATCACCCAAGTGATCCTCCCCGCGGCGCTGCCCGGCATCCTGACCGGGACGATCCTGGCCGCCGGCCGGGTGTTTGGCGAGGCGGCGGCCCTGATGTTCACCGCAGGTATGAGTTCGCCGCCGCTGGACTTCAGCAACTGGGATCCCACCTCCCCCACCTCTCCCCTCAATCCTTTCCGCCCGGCGTCCACGCTGGCTGTGCACATCTGGAAAATCAACTCCGAGGGAATCATCCCTGATGCCAGAGAAGTGGCGGCGGGGGCGTCGGCGGTGCTGGTGATCGCTGTTCTTCTCTTCAACCTGTCTGCCCGCTGGTTGGGCCGATGGATCCACCGGAAAATGACATCCAGCTGA
- the pstB gene encoding phosphate ABC transporter ATP-binding protein PstB, which yields MEPEQGIDPGKALLETEALNVHYGGNHAVKDVHLPLYEQTVTALIGPSGCGKSTFLRCLNRMNDTIPTARVTGKIWVDGVDINDSQVNAVQVRKQIGMVFQKPNPFQKSIFDNVAYGPKINGANKRDQAEIVERSLRQVGLWEEVKDRLKKSAWDLSGGQQQRLCIARTIAMNPGIILLDEPTSALDPISTAKIEELVSELKQNYTIAIVTHNMQQAARISDRTAFFLMGDLIEFGATDKLFTRPEKKETEDYLTGRFG from the coding sequence ATGGAGCCTGAGCAAGGGATCGATCCGGGAAAGGCCCTGCTGGAGACAGAAGCGCTCAATGTCCACTACGGTGGCAACCATGCGGTGAAAGATGTCCATCTGCCCCTGTATGAGCAGACGGTGACGGCCTTGATCGGCCCCTCCGGCTGTGGAAAATCCACCTTTCTCCGCTGTCTCAACCGGATGAATGACACGATTCCCACTGCAAGGGTGACGGGGAAGATCTGGGTGGATGGGGTGGATATCAATGACAGCCAAGTGAATGCGGTTCAGGTGCGGAAACAGATCGGGATGGTTTTTCAAAAGCCCAATCCCTTTCAGAAGTCGATCTTTGACAATGTGGCCTACGGACCGAAGATCAACGGAGCCAACAAGCGGGACCAGGCGGAGATCGTGGAGCGGAGCCTGCGGCAGGTGGGGTTGTGGGAGGAAGTGAAAGACCGGCTGAAAAAATCCGCCTGGGATCTCTCCGGGGGACAACAGCAACGACTCTGCATCGCCCGCACCATCGCGATGAATCCGGGGATCATTCTGCTGGACGAACCGACCTCCGCCCTGGATCCCATCTCCACGGCAAAAATTGAAGAGCTGGTTTCCGAACTGAAACAAAACTACACCATTGCCATCGTTACCCACAATATGCAGCAGGCCGCCCGGATTTCGGATCGGACCGCCTTTTTCCTGATGGGGGATCTGATCGAATTCGGTGCGACGGATAAACTGTTCACCCGTCCGGAGAAAAAGGAGACGGAAGATTATCTGACGGGACGGTTCGGCTGA
- the pstB gene encoding phosphate ABC transporter ATP-binding protein PstB, with protein sequence MKEAKIEVQDFHLFYGSHQALTRINLKIPEREVTALIGPSGCGKSTFLRSINRMNDLIPGVRTEGGIQIDGDEVYESSRDVVELRKKVGMVFQQPNPFPMSIYDNVTYGPKIHGIKNKKRLDEIVERTLRQANLWEEVKDRLQQSAMGLSGGQQQRLVLARVLAVEPEIILMDEPASALDPISTERLEELIRQLKEEYTIVIVTHNMQQAARVSNRTAFFLNGEMIEYDGTEKIFTNPGDPRTEDYISGRFG encoded by the coding sequence ATGAAGGAAGCCAAGATCGAAGTGCAGGATTTTCACCTGTTTTACGGATCCCATCAGGCGCTCACCCGGATCAATCTCAAAATCCCGGAACGGGAGGTGACCGCTCTGATCGGTCCTTCCGGGTGCGGGAAGTCCACGTTTCTCCGGAGCATCAACCGGATGAACGACCTGATTCCCGGAGTTCGGACCGAGGGGGGGATCCAAATCGACGGGGATGAGGTGTATGAGTCATCCCGGGATGTGGTGGAACTGCGCAAAAAAGTGGGGATGGTGTTCCAACAACCCAACCCGTTTCCCATGTCCATTTACGATAACGTCACCTACGGACCGAAGATCCATGGGATCAAGAATAAAAAGCGGCTGGATGAGATCGTGGAACGCACCCTTCGCCAGGCCAACCTGTGGGAGGAAGTGAAGGATCGGTTGCAACAATCGGCGATGGGGCTTTCCGGAGGCCAGCAACAACGGCTGGTGCTGGCCCGGGTGCTGGCGGTGGAACCGGAGATCATCCTGATGGATGAACCGGCCTCCGCCCTGGACCCGATTTCCACCGAGCGGCTGGAGGAGCTGATCAGGCAGCTGAAAGAGGAGTACACCATCGTCATCGTCACCCACAACATGCAGCAAGCGGCCCGGGTTTCCAACCGCACCGCGTTTTTCCTCAACGGCGAGATGATCGAATATGACGGGACGGAAAAGATCTTCACCAACCCCGGTGATCCACGCACTGAGGACTATATCTCCGGCCGCTTCGGTTAA
- the phoU gene encoding phosphate signaling complex protein PhoU: MLRQFDESLHELKTLLLDMGEKLEIAIDKSVKSLARMDVDLAREMLESDAAIDGLEDQVDEKVAALIATQQPVAKDLRKLIAALKIASDMERMADLACNIAEVTLHFAKNDLKLFKELEDIPEMAHITQTMVHDGINSYIDGNVQMAKAMAETDDRVDQMYEAIVKELLQYMIRQPGFTEAALRLSFVARYLERIADHATNIAESIVYIETGKREDLN, translated from the coding sequence ATGTTAAGGCAATTTGATGAATCCCTGCACGAATTGAAAACCCTCCTCCTCGACATGGGAGAGAAACTGGAGATCGCCATCGACAAGTCCGTCAAATCCCTGGCCCGGATGGATGTGGACCTGGCCCGGGAGATGCTGGAGAGCGATGCGGCCATCGATGGGCTGGAGGATCAGGTGGACGAAAAAGTGGCTGCCCTGATCGCCACCCAGCAGCCCGTGGCCAAAGACCTGCGCAAACTGATCGCCGCCCTCAAGATCGCCTCGGACATGGAGCGGATGGCGGATCTCGCCTGCAATATCGCCGAAGTGACCCTCCATTTTGCCAAAAACGATCTGAAACTGTTCAAAGAGCTGGAAGACATCCCGGAGATGGCCCACATCACCCAGACCATGGTGCACGACGGGATCAACAGCTACATCGACGGCAATGTGCAAATGGCCAAAGCGATGGCGGAGACCGATGACCGGGTGGATCAGATGTATGAAGCCATCGTCAAGGAACTCCTGCAGTACATGATCCGGCAACCAGGCTTCACCGAGGCGGCCCTCCGCCTCAGCTTCGTGGCCCGCTACCTGGAACGCATCGCCGACCACGCCACCAACATCGCCGAAAGCATCGTCTACATCGAGACGGGAAAACGGGAAGATTTGAACTGA